A genomic region of Eucalyptus grandis isolate ANBG69807.140 chromosome 5, ASM1654582v1, whole genome shotgun sequence contains the following coding sequences:
- the LOC120293584 gene encoding L-type lectin-domain containing receptor kinase IX.1-like encodes MDEVFLWGAIKAIVGSDAAAVVILAALVLLIILLQKFGFCGLLWVVLFGFSRLLWVALLSFGRVIWPLLLVAVPALIMILPIAMVVEWVRERLEVARAPTTTGRGGGERNHSRISTEESANRGGPRKFTYRELEEATNSFASDLKLGEGASGTVYKGHIGEDREPVAVKIINSPANQRISEFIAEIIAMIQLSHTNLVKLKGYCHELNEVRNPPVCKFALVYEFIGGGTLYDHLFKPEYLLTWENRYNIALGLASALHYLRKKRPLCVIHRDIKSSNVMLDEALVAKLGDFGTAKLVDHTEEPNPSLLAGTPGYWPPEYAQMGVLSKESDIYSFGVVLLEIVFGRKAVFSQGQGQAPQNLVEWVRKRYRGGKLLDAVDSRLEGIFDEEQAEALTTAGLWCAHPDPSHRPSIEEIKTYLNSKAVPPRLPPEMPPLGY; translated from the exons ATGGATGAAGTTTTTCTATGGGGTGCCATCAAAGCCAT AGTCGGTTCTGATGCTGCCGCAGTTGTCATTCTTGCTGCATTGGTGCTTCTCATTATCCTCCTTCAAAAATTTGGCTTCTGTGGACTGCTCTGGGTGGTATTGTTTGGGTTCTCTCGACTGCTCTGGGTGGCATTGCTAAGCTTCGGGCGAGTGATCTGGCCTCTGCTCTTGGTGGCAGTCCCTGCCCTGATCATGATTTTGCCGATCGCGATGGTTGTTGAATGGGTGCGTGAGAGGTTGGAAGTTGCCCGTGCACCTACGACAAccgggagaggaggaggagaacgcAATCATAGCAGGATATCGACGGAAGAGTCAGCAAACCGGGGTGGACCCCGGAAGTTCACCTATAGAGAGTTGGAGGAAGCGACCAATTCTTTTGCAAGCGACCTGAAATTGGGAGAAGGAGCTTCCGGGACCGTGTACAAAGGGCACATAGGAGAAGATCGCGAACCGGTCGCCGTGAAGATAATAAACTCTCCTGCAAACCAACGGATATCGGAGTTTATAGCCGAGATAATCGCGATGATCCAACTTAGTCACACAAACTTGGTGAAACTTAAAGGCTATTGTCACGAGTTGAATGAAGTCAGAAACCCCCCTGTTTGCAAATTCGCCCTGGTTTACGAATTCATCGGAGGAGGTACCTTGTACGATCATCTGTTTAAACCCGAGTACTTGTTGACATGGGAAAATAGGTACAACATTGCTCTGGGATTAGCTTCGGCGCTGCACTACCTGCGCAAAAAACGGCCTCTATGTGTGATCCATAGAGATATCAAATCTAGCAACGTCATGCTCGATGAAGCGCTCGTGGCCAAATTGGGAGATTTCGGCACGGCTAAGCTGGTCGACCACACTGAAGAGCCAAACCCATCCCTATTGGCAGGAACGCCGGGTTACTGGCCTCCAGAGTACGCTCAAATGGGTGTACTAAGTAAGGAGTCTGATATCTACAGCTTTGGAGTGGTCCTTTTGGAAATTGTATTCGGGAGAAAAGCCGTCTTTTCCCAAGGTCAAGGTCAAGCGCCACAAAACCTTGTAGAGTGGGTTCGGAAGCGATATAGGGGCGGGAAGTTGCTTGATGCCGTGGACTCTAGGCTCGAGGGAATTTTTGACGAGGAACAGGCGGAGGCCTTGACGACGGCGGGGCTGTGGTGTGCTCATCCTGATCCTAGCCATCGGCCTTCGATTGAAGAGATAAAGACCTATTTGAACTCGAAGGCAGTGCCTCCCAGGCTCCCCCCCGAGATGCCACCACTTGGCTATTGA
- the LOC120293585 gene encoding lectin 7-like yields MGNVADFKADFSIRIDSQQRNPFADGFSLFAIPWASSMLSDLGGHLALPKVSFIYVEVDPFENLGGADVPHVDIDSNDLRSTANVTVPWLTNTIMNGGSVDDSIKYDSRARNLSDVLMDAIGNSSNSISLHYPPPSA; encoded by the coding sequence ATGGGGAATGTGGCGGATTTCAAGGCGGATTTTTCGATTCGCATCGACTCTCAACAGAGAAATCCTTTCGCCGACGGATTCTCCCTCTTTGCCATTCCTTGGGCCTCGAGCATGTTGAGCGACTTGGGAGGCCATCTGGCTCTTCCCAAGGTCTCTTTTATCTATGTCGAAGTTGACCCTTTCGAGAATCTCGGAGGTGCGGATGTTCcacatgtcgatatagattcgAACGACCTTAGGTCCACGGCCAATGTCACCGTCCCATGGCTGACCAACACAATCATGAATGGCGGGTCGGTTGATGATTCCATAAAGTATGACTCACGCGCGAGAAATTTGAGCGATGTCCTGATGGATGCTATTGGGAATTCCAGTAACTCAATCAGTCTTCACTATCCCCCCCCATCAGCTTAA
- the LOC104446032 gene encoding L-type lectin-domain containing receptor kinase IX.1-like, which translates to MGRNAANFLDDLGYPWQEQRVVIWGWGFAASALHFASLCFMFPYGFAIPRPLAIQGNASERPSFLSPSQPNGTLNGISGRATGNVANCATKYTASTDSQPGNPGEEHFGDKAFSVSVQRFPGKRTNLQQVKANRQQVNTFISDDVAFFPASQGCLARPNGDCVAVNFDNFKNAWYADVPRVGIDTDLRIAQGTISKVMNDGSIASIMYNPRAKYMSFLKDAGGNTRDKVHRQYCACGSNAVRVCRLAAPLESALEHGFGQIRQLSSGSQLQEEKDTESWLKLLLGGARVIVLVAIIIAWVKNKTERRREEGSLSAKLTEEFEKLSATKKFSFEELMIATNSFARDRILGEGDSGIVYKGHMGGARTVVAVKKIKSGSRQGIKEYISEVKSLSQLRHRNLVQLIGYCHKANEFILVYEFMRGGSLEDHLFKGRPLLTWERRYNISLGLASAVHYLHKQCNQCVIHRDITSCNTMLDEKFEAKLGDFGFAKLVDHAGELKATDVVGTTGYVALENHQMSEASKEFDIYNFGVVLLEIVCGRRVIEDQCHVVVWVREQYGRGKLPVDSKLGKNFSKKQAKALMIAGLWCAHPDVRCRPSIEAAMAVLNLRADLSNLPSDIRHSKWKVLSRGFRFGEMPRSDCKYRCLF; encoded by the exons GCAGCGAGTCGTGATATGGGGGTGGGGGTTTGCAG CTTCCGCTCTACACTTTGCCAGTCTATGTTTTATGTTCCCATATGGCTTTGCGATCCCCAGGCCCTTAGCCATTCAGGGGAATGCTTCTGAGCGGCCTTCTTTCCTCAGTCCAAGCCAGCCAAACGGAACACTCAACGGCATCAGTGGCAGAGCTACGGGGAATGTGGCAAATTGTGCTACCAAGTATACGGCCAGCACCGACTCTCAACCGGGAAACCCTGGGGAAGAGCATTTTGGGGACAAGGCCTTCTCCGTGTCTGTGCAGCGTTTCCCTGGCAAGCGTACCAACCTTCAACAGGTAAAGGCCAACCGTCAACAGGTAAACACTTTCATCAGCGACGATGTTGCCTTCTTTCCTGCTTCTCAGGGTTGTCTAGCTCGTCCCAACGGCGATTGTGTTGCGGTCAACTTTGACAATTTCAAGAATGCGTGGTATGCGGACGTTCCACGTGTCGGTATAGATACGGACCTCAGGATCGCGCAAGGGACGATCAGTAAAGTCATGAATGATGGGTCGATTGCTAGTATAATGTACAACCCAAGGGCGAAATATATGAGCTTCCTTAAGGATGCTGGTGGGAATACTAGGGACAAAGTCCATCGTCAATACTGCGCATGCGGCTCAA ACGCGGTGCGTGTTTGTCGCCTAGCAGCTCCCCTTGAATCTGCACTTGAGCATGGCTTTGGCCAGATACGGCAATTAAGCTCCGGTTCACAGCTCCAGGAGGAGAAGGATACTGAATCTTGGTTGAAGTTGCTACTGGGTGGTGCTCGTGTCATTGTGTTGGTGGCGATCATCATTGCTTGGGTAAAGAATAAGACAGAGAGACGTAGAGAAGAAGGCAGCCTTAGCGCGAAATTAACCGAAGAGTTTGAAAAGTTGAGTGCAACCAAGAAGTTCTCCTTTGAAGAGTTGATGATCGCGACCAATTCTTTTGCACGTGACAGGATTCTGGGAGAAGGGGATTCCGGGATCGTGTACAAAGGGCACATGGGAGGCGCTCGCACCGTGGTCGctgtaaagaaaataaaatctggCTCACGCCAAGGGATAAAGGAGTATATATCTGAGGTGAAGTCACTAAGTCAACTTAGGCATAGAAACTTGGTGCAACTTATAGGCTATTGTCACAAGGCGAATGAATTCATCCTAGTTTACGAATTTATGAGAGGAGGTAGCTTGGAGGATCATCTGTTTAAAGGCAGACCCTTGTTGACATGGGAAAGGAGGTACAACATCTCTCTAGGATTAGCCTCGGCGGTGCACTACCTGCACAAACAATGTAATCAATGCGTGATCCACAGAGATATCACATCTTGCAACACCATGCTCGATGAAAAGTTTGAGGCCAAATTGGGAGATTTCGGCTTTGCCAAGCTAGTTGACCACGCTGGTGAGCTAAAAGCAACCGACGTGGTGGGAACAACAGGTTATGTGGCTCTGGAAAATCATCAGATGAGTGAGGCAAGTAAGGAATTTGATATCTATAATTTTGGAGTCGTCCTTTTGGAAATTGTTTGTGGGAGAAGAGTCATTGAAGACCAATGCCACGTTGTGGTGTGGGTTCGGGAGCAATATGGGCGGGGGAAGTTGCCCGTGGACTCAAAGCTCGGTAAAAATTTCAGCAAGAAACAGGCGAAGGCCTTGATGATCGCAGGGCTTTGGTGTGCTCATCCCGATGTTAGGTGCCGGCCCTCAATTGAAGCTGCAATGGCTGTTCTGAACTTGAGGGCAGATCTTTCCAACCTCCCCTCCGATATCCGACATTCTAAATGGAAGGTTTTGTCTAGAGGCTTTCGGTTTGGGGAAATGCCTCGCTCTGACTGCAAGTATCGATGCCTCTTTTAG